The genomic DNA GGTGATGCCGAAGTGGTTTCAGAAATGAGCTTGTCACCTGATGGACGTTACGTGATATTGGCATTGACTGATAAAAATTATGATTGGCCTGCAGAACACGACATTATGCCCAATTATTTGGGCCAAGAGGGTTATGTCGTTCCCGTGCCTTCTCGTGCTCGAGTGGCTGAAGATGTCTTTCCTGGACAACGTTTAGTGCTACTTGATCTTGTTGAACACAATAAAAAAGACATTAGCATCGAAGGTCTAACAGGTTTTGATCAAGACGTACTGGCAAGTGTCAAAACTGAAAATGCTAAGGCCCAAGGCAAAAGCTATAAAAGCGAAAAAGCACCACGTTTAGTCCAGTTAATGCAAGATTGGGAATGGAGTCAGAGTGCAATTCAGTGGCATGAGTCTGACGATAAATTATTAGTGATGCTGGAAGCCGTTGACAACAAAGATCGCTGGATCGCCAGTGTTGATCTTCAAAAAGGCAAGCTGATAACCGAACACCGATTACATGATGATGCTTGGGTAAATTATAATTTTAATCAATTTGGTTGGATAACCGGTACCGATAGCATGTACTACTTATCTGAAGAGTCTGGTTTTTCTCAGCTATATATCAAAACAGCCTCTAATGAAGTAACAGCCTTAACTAATGGCCAATTTGTGGTTGATAATGTGACTTTATCACCCGATGCAAAACATCTTTATTATCGTGCCAATAAAGACCACCCAGGCAGCTATAATGTTTACCGTGTAGAGATTGCCAGCGGCAAAACAGAACAACTGACTCAGTGGTTAGGCACATTGGATTACAGCTTAAGCCCTGATGGGCAATCACTGTTATTAACGGCTTCTTCTGCTGTGCACCCTGATGAGCTATACATTCAATCTATTGGTGGCGAAATTAGCCAATTAACCCATTATACCAGCACAGCGTTTACACAATATCCTTGGCAAGCACCGCAAATAGTCACAGTACCTTCAAGCCATGGCGCGGGGCAAATTTACGCTCGGGTTTATTTGCCACAAGATTATGATCCTCAGCAAGCTGATAAATATCCAGCCGTGGTGTTTAACCATGGAGCCGGTTATTTACAAAATGCCCATTATGGTTTTTCAGGCTACTTCCGTGAATTTATGTTCAATAACTTACTTACCCAACAAGGCTATGTGGTGATGGACATGGATTATCGCGGTTCAAAAGGTTATGGACGTGACTGGCGTACGTCAATTTATCGTAATATGGGTCATCCTGAAGTTGAAGATTTGATAGACGGTGTGGCTTGGCTGGCGAAAAATGCTAACGTTGATAGCAAACGTGTTGGTACTTATGGTGGTTCATACGGTGGATTTCTCACCTTTATGGCGCTGTTTAATGAACCTGAGTTATTCCAAGCAGGGGCCGCATTACGCCCTGTAACAGACTGGGCCCATTATAATGCGCCATACACGTCAAATATTTTAAATACGCCTGACGTTGATCCTATCGCCTATGAGCGTAGCTCACCGATAGAATATGCTCAAGGTTTACAGAAACCATTACTGATCATGAGTGGTGTAGTAGATGACAACGTATTTTTTCAAGATAGTGTGCGCATGGTTCAACGTCTGATTGAATTAGAAAAACCGATGTTTGAAATGGCAATCTATCCGGTTGAGCCGCATGGATTTAAGCAAGCTTCAAGTTGGTTAGACCAGTATCGTCGTATTTATAAATTGTTTGATCAAGAACTTAACTAATTGGCTCTGGATTCAAAAAAACAAATAAATATCGATTATGGCTTCCTTTGAGAAGCCATAATTTTTATGATTAAGCGATAAAAACAGTAAAAGGCAATGTAAGTGGCAATATCAATAGCAGGTGGAGTTCGGCCCGGAAAAGTCATCGAGATTGAGCGCCGGCTCTATAAACAACTTATTGTGGGTAAGCACAAAGCCAATGCTATGCCTGATGAGTTGAGCGTTGAGTTAGAACAGAGTGCCAATAAGCTTGATATTGAGCGTCAAGCATTAAAAGTGCGCCTCGAAAAGCAAGCTAAAGAAAAAAATGTATTTCTTGAGGTGTCTGCACAGTTAACCCATACGGTTAATCATGCGATAGAGCATCAATTAGCGCATCCACAAATGGTATTAGAGGCATCGGGAATTAGCGAAAGCCAAATTTTACTGCTCGATTTATTATTACATTCAGACCTTAACATTAATCGACTTCGACCCATTATTGAAAGTATTAGCTGGTTATCTCGTGATTTAATCAATTTAATTAACAGTCCGGCATCAGGTCACCGACGGCCCAAACATACCGATGTGCAAGTGACTGACATTAAGCTGGTGCTTAACTATATCGGGATTGAGAATTTACGCTTACTGATCCCTTATTTTTGCTTACGTCATTGGTTACCTTCAGGTAATGCTAACTTATTGTGGATAACCAGAAAGCTAAGGCGATATAGCATGGTAAGTGCCATTGCGGCGCAAACGTTAGCTGAGTTACATAATGAAGCGCCGAGTTTGGCCTATAGCTGTGCCTTAATGTATCAATTTTCTACCTCCATCATACTCAGCCAAAGTGGGCATATGTTTGATAACACTTGGGGGACATGGCTCAGAGAGGCCAGTCACAGTGGCGAAAAACAAGTTTACGATGCCATTATGGCAACTGATTTTCCTGCGCAAGCGGTGTTAGATCAAGTGATACAACATAGCCATCGTTTAAATTGGCAATTGCTGACATTACTTAAATTTGAAGACTCTCCGATAACCTTAGTATTAAAAGAGTTAGATCACGATTACCATTTCACCGAGTTGTCAGCTGATGCCGCGATAGTGGCTAAGGCCAGTTGTTATGCCAAAGTGCTTTTGTTAGAAGAGCAACAACAAATCGATCCACAAGAAAAGCGAATTATGTTTGATTATTATCAATTTTCAGATCAAGAATTAATTCGGCTTAAAGGGCAAAATTTTCGTAAGCTTGATTTACTTTAAACCGACTATCTCTGTCAGAGTTGGAAATGTTAAATCTGTGTAATTATTCACTTTTGATGAATAGCCACACAAAATCGAGTCAAATAAGTTTTTTTATGACTAGTTATGCTCCATACCCCTGAATAAGCGCATTGTTTAGGCATGTTTTTTAAATCTTTATGCACAATGCCAAGCAAGCCTGCACAAGTTAATTGTACTGAACTGGTATTTTGATCACATTTTCGCTAATAATGTCGCATAAATAATACAAACTTCCGCTAATGAACTAACAGAATATAAAGCAAACAGCGGAAACAGCGGCTTTGAAGCCGTTTACAACCTGAAGGATAAAATGCAATGAGTGTAGAAATGAATCTAACCCGTGCCCAATTTGATGAAGTTATGGTGCCTAATTATGCGCCTGCCGCGGTTATTCCTGTACGCGGTAAAGGTAGCCGAGTGTGGGATCAAGAAGGCAAAGAATTCATCGATTTCGCTGGTGGTATTGCAGTAAATTGTTTAGGTCATTGTCACCCTGCTTTAGTGTCTGCATTAAAAGAGCAGAGCGAAAAGTTATGGCATTTATCAAACGTAATGACTAACGAGCCAGCGCTTGAATTAGCCACAAAGTTAGTTAATGCCACTTTTGCTGAGCGGGTATATTTTGCTAACTCAGGTGCTGAAGCGAATGAAGCCGCCTTAAAATTGGCTCGTCGTTATGCA from Shewanella psychromarinicola includes the following:
- a CDS encoding S9 family peptidase, producing the protein MTSFMRNIALSALSLAIMSGCAATDNNNTSAIVTPSASALTVPLAPPPKAQQPLTLNQIMANPDWMGIFAQGAYWSDDSQSIYFSRQAHQSPVRDFYQQAIGQSEANKLALNQLHLADQRNGVFDQAKTQKAYIYQGNVFVKDLSNGEIKQITRQNDAINGVRFLTGGDLAFWQGNNIFRVHQSSGLVEQIAAIQMENEPKATQAPSSFIAKQQHRLINYVAREHDNSVTRDEYRDSLAKADPTFSAKPWYLGDAEVVSEMSLSPDGRYVILALTDKNYDWPAEHDIMPNYLGQEGYVVPVPSRARVAEDVFPGQRLVLLDLVEHNKKDISIEGLTGFDQDVLASVKTENAKAQGKSYKSEKAPRLVQLMQDWEWSQSAIQWHESDDKLLVMLEAVDNKDRWIASVDLQKGKLITEHRLHDDAWVNYNFNQFGWITGTDSMYYLSEESGFSQLYIKTASNEVTALTNGQFVVDNVTLSPDAKHLYYRANKDHPGSYNVYRVEIASGKTEQLTQWLGTLDYSLSPDGQSLLLTASSAVHPDELYIQSIGGEISQLTHYTSTAFTQYPWQAPQIVTVPSSHGAGQIYARVYLPQDYDPQQADKYPAVVFNHGAGYLQNAHYGFSGYFREFMFNNLLTQQGYVVMDMDYRGSKGYGRDWRTSIYRNMGHPEVEDLIDGVAWLAKNANVDSKRVGTYGGSYGGFLTFMALFNEPELFQAGAALRPVTDWAHYNAPYTSNILNTPDVDPIAYERSSPIEYAQGLQKPLLIMSGVVDDNVFFQDSVRMVQRLIELEKPMFEMAIYPVEPHGFKQASSWLDQYRRIYKLFDQELN
- a CDS encoding HDOD domain-containing protein; the encoded protein is MAISIAGGVRPGKVIEIERRLYKQLIVGKHKANAMPDELSVELEQSANKLDIERQALKVRLEKQAKEKNVFLEVSAQLTHTVNHAIEHQLAHPQMVLEASGISESQILLLDLLLHSDLNINRLRPIIESISWLSRDLINLINSPASGHRRPKHTDVQVTDIKLVLNYIGIENLRLLIPYFCLRHWLPSGNANLLWITRKLRRYSMVSAIAAQTLAELHNEAPSLAYSCALMYQFSTSIILSQSGHMFDNTWGTWLREASHSGEKQVYDAIMATDFPAQAVLDQVIQHSHRLNWQLLTLLKFEDSPITLVLKELDHDYHFTELSADAAIVAKASCYAKVLLLEEQQQIDPQEKRIMFDYYQFSDQELIRLKGQNFRKLDLL